A genome region from Baekduia alba includes the following:
- the rpsH gene encoding 30S ribosomal protein S8: protein MSMTDPVADYLTRIRNAIRAQHDVVEIPASKLKREMTRILKEQGYIEAWETEAATTDHPGALIRIQLKYTEDRKSVVSGLQRASRPGQRYYVPATGIPKVLGGMGTAIVSTSQGVMTGHEARRRGIGGEVVAKVW from the coding sequence ATGTCGATGACCGATCCTGTCGCCGACTACCTGACGCGGATCCGCAACGCGATCCGTGCGCAGCACGACGTCGTCGAGATCCCCGCGTCCAAGCTCAAGCGTGAGATGACCCGCATCCTCAAGGAGCAGGGCTACATCGAGGCGTGGGAGACCGAGGCGGCGACGACCGACCACCCCGGCGCCCTCATCCGCATCCAGCTCAAGTACACGGAGGACCGCAAGTCCGTCGTGTCCGGGCTGCAGCGCGCTTCCCGTCCGGGCCAGCGCTACTACGTGCCCGCCACCGGCATCCCCAAGGTGCTCGGCGGCATGGGCACCGCCATCGTCTCGACGTCGCAGGGCGTCATGACCGGCCACGAGGCCCGCCGCCGAGGCATCGGCGGCGAAGTCGTGGCAAAGGTGTGGTAG
- a CDS encoding type Z 30S ribosomal protein S14, which yields MAKTSQKVRQQRGSKYKTREYTRCRKCGRSRAVYRKFGVCRICLRELAHNGFVPGMTKSSW from the coding sequence GTGGCCAAGACGTCCCAGAAGGTCCGCCAGCAGCGCGGGTCCAAGTACAAGACCCGGGAGTACACCCGGTGCCGCAAGTGCGGCCGTTCGCGTGCGGTCTACCGCAAGTTCGGCGTGTGCCGCATCTGCCTGCGCGAGCTCGCGCACAACGGCTTCGTTCCCGGCATGACGAAGTCGAGCTGGTAG
- the rplF gene encoding 50S ribosomal protein L6 — translation MSRIGRKPITVPAGVTVSIEPESVRVNGPKGELVERIHRDITVEQNDDVITVKRPTDRGEHRALHGLYRSLVANMVIGVTDGYQKVLEIQGVGYRAVLKGRDLEMALGYSHPVPIKAPDGIEFEVPQPTRVIVKGIDKQLVGEIAANIRKQRPPEPYKGKGIRYEGEYVARKVGKRA, via the coding sequence ATGAGCCGCATTGGTCGCAAGCCCATCACCGTCCCCGCCGGGGTGACGGTCTCCATCGAGCCCGAGTCGGTCCGTGTCAACGGCCCCAAGGGCGAGCTCGTCGAGCGCATCCACCGTGACATCACGGTGGAGCAGAACGACGACGTCATCACCGTCAAGCGCCCGACCGACCGCGGCGAGCACCGCGCCCTCCACGGGCTGTACCGCTCGCTCGTCGCGAACATGGTCATCGGCGTCACCGACGGCTACCAGAAGGTCCTGGAGATCCAGGGCGTCGGCTACCGCGCCGTGCTCAAGGGCCGGGACCTCGAGATGGCCCTCGGCTACTCGCACCCGGTGCCGATCAAGGCGCCCGACGGGATCGAGTTCGAGGTCCCCCAGCCCACGCGAGTGATCGTCAAGGGCATCGACAAGCAGCTGGTCGGCGAGATCGCCGCCAACATCCGCAAGCAGCGTCCGCCGGAGCCCTACAAGGGCAAGGGCATCCGCTACGAGGGCGAGTACGTCGCCCGCAAGGTCGGTAAGCGAGCATGA
- the rplR gene encoding 50S ribosomal protein L18, whose product MSITTPEQRRLKRRRRVRAKVRGTAERPRISVFRSNRGIAAQLVDDVSGKTIAAVQWTEPELRELKKAEQSAKAGELLAERAKAAGIESAVFDRGGYQYHGRVKAFAEGVREGGLPV is encoded by the coding sequence ATGAGCATCACCACCCCTGAACAGCGCCGCCTCAAGCGCCGCCGTCGTGTCCGCGCCAAGGTGCGCGGCACGGCCGAGCGTCCGCGCATCTCGGTGTTCCGGTCCAACCGCGGCATCGCCGCCCAGCTCGTCGATGACGTGTCGGGCAAGACGATCGCCGCGGTCCAGTGGACCGAGCCCGAGCTGCGCGAGCTCAAGAAGGCCGAGCAGAGCGCGAAGGCCGGCGAGCTCTTGGCGGAGCGCGCCAAGGCCGCGGGCATCGAGTCCGCCGTGTTCGATCGCGGCGGCTACCAGTACCACGGACGCGTCAAGGCTTTCGCCGAGGGCGTCCGCGAGGGAGGACTTCCCGTATGA